DNA sequence from the Candidatus Omnitrophota bacterium genome:
TCAGAGGGAGAGCTTCGCTCTCAAGGCCGGTATTGAGTTCTGAAGCGAATATGTTCTGGGCGGCAAAACCTATGTTAAGCGGCAGATAAACCCTTTCTTTTCTCAGCACTTCCCTGCCGAAAGGCATCCAGCCGGCAGCCGCGCCGAGGCCGTAGGCGGCCCCGCTGTAACCGAAGATCGCCTGTTTCATGTAATCAAAAGATAAGGCCGCCGACAAATGTTCGGAAGAGGTCGCGCCTGAAAGCCGCAGGAGCGTTTCGGACTGCCTGAAAGAACCGCCGCTGTTGTTGAGTTCGTCAAGGACATCGGAAGAGGCGCTCTGAAACTGTATGATAGATATGCCCGCGGCTATTTTCCCGGGCCTGGCGTAATCTACGCGCCGGGCGGAGGTGCCCCAATCCAGCTCGGAGCTTGTGGCGGAAATATTCTCCGAATTAAAAAAGGAATCCATCTGCGGATAAAGAAAGCTCACGCCGGATCCGGCGATGCCCTCGTCGCGCGCTCCGTGAACGGAATAAAGCGTCTCTCCCGTGCTGACGGCGCGCGCTCCGGCGGCAAATAATAACAGCGCCGCGATAGCGAATGCATCCTGTTTTCTGTTCATTTACCTCCTGTCAGCAATTTTACCTCGTTGACGAGTTCGTCTATTTCAAAGGGTTTTTCCAGCCAGGAATTCACTTTAATTTCCGACTCCACCTTTGACCGCGTGTTTTTATCGCAGGCGCTGGCGACAATAACAGGAATATCTTTTGTCATGCTTTTCCTGAATTGCATGCCGTCCATTCCTTCCATAATGATGTCAAGAATGATTATATCCGGCTTGAAAGATTCTATTTTTTCCAACCCTGCAAGGCCGTCCAGGGCTATTTCGGCGTTAAACCCTTCCATCTCAAGAGACATCTTAATGATCTCGGCGATATCTTTTTCATCCTCAACGATCAGCACTTTTTTCATTTTGTTCTCCTTATTTTATTATTCCCAAAAGCTTACCGTGTTCCTTACCCGAAGCTGTCACCGATAAATGATACATCCCGTCGGGGAGTTTGAATCCCGCGAGATCCCGTCCGTCCCATACAACGGGGGACGCTTCCGCGGCGGTGTAAACCCTCTCGTAAACTTTTTCTCCCGTCAGGGCGAATATCACCACTGTCACCGGTGTATTGGACGGGTTGTTCGCCCATATCTCGGTCGTTGCGCTGAAGGGATTGGGCTTGTTGATGAGCGGCGGCGCAAGGGATGCCGCTTCCTTCACGGCCGCCAGGGCATAAGGGCCAACGGATGAGGCGAAAAAGCTGATGTCGCCGCCCGGCCCCGCCGCGGCGGGCTGAAATGTTTCATCCGCCTGTGGCGGAGTGCGCCGCTGCAAGTCTGCCGTGGCGGATGGCATGCTGAAATGTTGCATCCGCAGAGGCGGAGCGCCCAGCGCCGAAATCATTTTTGTCCATTGCCCCGACACATACTCCAGAGCGAAAATATTATCGGCCCTTATACGGCTGAAATCCCCGGCCGCGGTGTAGCCGGCTGTCAGTCTCAGCGCTTTTGACGGGATCAAGCTGTTGCCTGCGAGGCCGACGGCCTCTACGCGCCAGCCGTAATCAGCGGTAAATTTCGCCGCGCGCGACATTTCCATGTTCTCCCGCGCGGCCGCGCCCGTGGCATAGTCTCTCGCTATGTCCACAAAAGAGGCTTCCGCGAAACAGGCCGAATCCACGGTGACGGTCAGGTTATCTCCGGGGAAATCAACGACGGCGAAGCTGTTCGCCGGCATAAAATTTTTCCACGCGAATTCTGTTTCACCGTAAACGGTGTTTCCGTCCGTGTCCTTCACCCCCGCTATTGAAACGCTTATGTCTTTGGGATATGAGAAATTACGCCTCAGCACGAGGACATTATTTTTTGCGCCGGTGATCTCGGAGGTGACCGCCACGGCCTGCGACGATTCCCGCACGGAAATTTCCGCCGCAGATTCGGCGGAAACCGGGTTGTTGAAATAAAAAGTCACGGAAGTCATGTTCACGATGTAGGCGCCGTTTAACGGAGATGTTCTGACGGCTGTCATACTGCCGCGCAGGACAGTAAAATTGAAGATTTCCGAACTCTCTCTTTCCAGCCCCCTGAAATCAACAGCTTTGACTTTCCAGTAATAATCGTTCAGGTTTGCCAGCGTAGCGCTGTGGCCGGTGAGGGATGTTTCGGCGCTTTCGGATTGCGCGAAATCGGGATGAGTGGAGTAGTACAGAACATAACGGACGGCGTCCCCGTCGCTGTCGGCGGCTTCGTTCCATGTAAAGGAAATTTCCTCGCTGTTAAGGACAGCGCCGTCGGCGGGAGATATAAGGGAAAAAGCTTCCGGCTTCGTGTTGCCGTTCAGTATTGATACCTGTATTATCGCCTCCCCCGTCAGCGGGTCCGCGGGCGAATCTTCCACCGCTATTTTGAGATAATATGCCCCGTCTTTAAAAAGACGGCTGTTGAATGACACATAGGTATCGGAAATGTTTTCGGCGATGGAAATCCAGTTGAGCGAATTCGTTGATATGCTCAAGCTGCTTAAATGCGTGTCTGTCGGATTGCCGTCGCTTATGTCCCAGCTCACCCACACCTCGCCTGTCAGATTGTCGTTTTCCCCGGGCGCGGTGAATTCAACGGAAGGCGGATAATTGGGATTCCGTATAAGGAACACATCCGATATTTTCTCGCCGCTCAGCCCCGCTCTGTCGGACGCTGTCACTCTTATATTGCAGAAATCCGAATTCGGAAAGGCCAGCGTATCAAAGAAGAAAAATGTCGTGCCGCCGGCGATAGCATCAGCGATCGTGTGCCATGAGATCATGGAATCCGTGCTCAAATAAACAGAAACGCTCATTTCATCTTCCGGCTTGTCGGCGTCGGAAAGGGAATACGATACTCCGGCTGTCCCCGAGAGGATATCATACTGCGCTGGAGAAGTGACGGATGATATTTCCGGAGGCGACTGCGTCCATGAAAAAGCGTTGTTGGAAATTGAGCCGAGGTTTCTGTTGGGATCTATAACCTCGTCCTTTAAGGCGATGACAAAATAATATGACGCGCCGTCGCCAAGGCCGTCTATTATGACAGAGCGCCGTTCGCCCGGGGACACAGACGCGGATATTATTTTTTCAGTATATCCCGCCGTGTACCAGACGGTGAGAGGTAGCCATTTTTTCCATTGTACGCGTATTTGCCCGCCTGTAATATCCCCCGTTGTACCGTCGTCGCCGGTTGCGGTCCACGACAGAGATACCGAGCCCGGGCTGTCAAGGATTTTCTCCGCCGTCAGGTCGGTGACAGCCGAAGGAGCCGTTGTGTCAACATAAAAGCTCCACGCATCCGAGAATCCGCTGGAGCCGTAATCGTCCGAGGCGCGCACTTTCCAGTAATATCTCCCCTCAGGATAAAAATCATCGGGATGGTAGTAGGAATAAGTTATGCCTTCCTGACAGGGAATGCCCGATGATGAGATATATACCGCAAAATCAGGCGATGTGGACAGCCGCATCTCATAAGAGTGCGAATGCTCATCGTCGTCGGGGTCGATGGCGTTGTACCAGTAAAACCATGCCCTGTTTTGTGATGACTGAAAGATGGAATCTCCGTTTTGCATTATCTTTCCGTATAAAACGGGATCCTCCGGCAGGTGATTGTATTTCATATTCAGTTCGGATAAGTAAAAAGAGGAAACATTTCCGGGAACGCATGAAAGAAAAAACCTCACGCTGAAATATCTTCCGCCGTCGCGGGTTGCTTCCGGCGTCAGCGGGCTGGCGTTGTAATAAGAATTTTCGCCGGTTGGCCCGGTGTAGCTAAGGCCGGCGGGATCGGATGATGTGGCGATCTGATATTTTATATCGCCCGTTCCGGCGAAATAACGCCAGAAGCTTTTGTATTCAACGGGATTGACCGAAACGCCGGTGTCATAAATTTTTGTCGTGTAAGTGCCGGACGAATTTATCACATATTTT
Encoded proteins:
- a CDS encoding response regulator, whose protein sequence is MKKVLIVEDEKDIAEIIKMSLEMEGFNAEIALDGLAGLEKIESFKPDIIILDIIMEGMDGMQFRKSMTKDIPVIVASACDKNTRSKVESEIKVNSWLEKPFEIDELVNEVKLLTGGK